One window of the Candidatus Dependentiae bacterium genome contains the following:
- a CDS encoding EndoU domain-containing protein gives MLKLGGLHHDFMNIIENSKSFKFVNKVMHESGFYKADIWVNGRLFKDKTFFPAHWSREKVVGIICEAYDNFIKDGAKFVEVPGGKYRIDSYVQNGVDIRMFMTENGLITSAYPILK, from the coding sequence GTGTTAAAACTTGGGGGGTTGCATCATGATTTTATGAATATTATTGAAAATAGTAAATCATTTAAATTCGTGAATAAAGTGATGCATGAAAGTGGCTTTTATAAAGCGGATATATGGGTAAATGGTAGACTATTTAAAGATAAGACATTTTTTCCTGCACATTGGTCACGGGAAAAGGTTGTTGGTATTATTTGTGAAGCATATGATAATTTTATAAAAGATGGAGCTAAGTTTGTAGAAGTTCCTGGTGGAAAATACAGAATTGATAGCTATGTTCAGAATGGAGTTGATATTCGTATGTTTATGACGGAGAATGGACTTATAACATCTGCATACCCTATTCTTAAGTAA
- a CDS encoding EndoU domain-containing protein, giving the protein MLVPIYKKITLLWLVLMNPGMSVPPMRYTVLYDQSHITFTNAQETLTFSGEQIDAIVSSMPSDIQVNFVNGRWDWNRLADYVQDNNITPASIVPDQIQSNHQPRAPINRATLYHNNANKEHYMVTVAHVSESKLHKLYNHRDIQALQKIRDELQSEIRWSYVTALFWPSVRKPMRELLAQAESYIQDIQDAMANNVNHITRHVSDQNSPRLRMILSTGSNHALQQKKNILLQESRTTWHAIKQDYAYNQAMHADTMLKEPITEILFTIMTADLARAQAEFNALEDSWPWYGGELCVSKQQAHEILQYIKRVGFNELQVAREIMQVRLSQEGPVKRKSAEQKPAIAMDHNQIQFDDSIELVSTPAYNYSYNISPEKDTYLNNLLDKIKSDSSDFDQYLEWSALALEANSKSGMLKAEQPVSLIDHAAYATHLIKIASAECLSRFDPTLQITDYVVLIKELGLLTIDMGLGAAHVLQFGDLANKDIQTEQHGIVNTRELMPQRLRNRIEMFETLWHTMPDIMNQLAQMPAEDQARIIGRIIGDIAFAKGIAKTISLIRSGEIVTLLQEGGELAANFKNTIKNGIKNISNKPTVVTPEGLTVKVGQEAGETSSWFQNTTDKVVGGAQKALSAEQTLLEAFAENILGRLEKEIECLRNMFDFKRKGFGKAANKFLKFNYKHILGFDLHFNKKGVMRFGGLHHDFRNIIEQSQSFKFINKITHESGFYKADILVNGKLLKDKTFFPSHWTREQVLDAICQVYDSFVKNIPKEIMEKGGKYVIEASFTDGVKIRMFMTENGLITSAYPILK; this is encoded by the coding sequence ATGTTAGTTCCTATTTATAAAAAAATAACATTACTTTGGCTGGTGTTGATGAATCCGGGCATGTCGGTTCCTCCTATGCGGTATACAGTCCTATATGACCAAAGCCATATAACATTTACTAATGCCCAAGAAACGCTCACATTTTCAGGGGAGCAAATAGATGCAATTGTATCGTCTATGCCGTCTGATATTCAGGTAAACTTTGTAAATGGGCGATGGGATTGGAACAGGCTTGCTGATTATGTGCAAGATAATAATATTACACCAGCCAGTATTGTTCCTGATCAAATACAAAGCAATCATCAACCACGTGCTCCAATCAACCGTGCTACTTTATATCACAATAATGCCAACAAAGAACACTATATGGTAACGGTTGCTCATGTGAGCGAAAGTAAGCTACATAAATTATATAATCATCGTGATATACAAGCATTGCAAAAGATCAGAGATGAGTTACAAAGTGAGATTAGATGGTCTTATGTTACGGCATTATTTTGGCCATCAGTACGCAAGCCAATGCGGGAGCTACTTGCACAAGCAGAAAGCTATATACAAGATATACAGGATGCAATGGCAAATAATGTTAATCATATAACACGGCATGTTTCTGATCAAAATTCACCCCGATTGCGTATGATCTTGTCTACCGGAAGTAACCACGCATTACAACAAAAGAAAAATATTCTTTTGCAAGAATCGCGTACAACTTGGCATGCAATTAAACAAGATTATGCATATAACCAAGCGATGCATGCAGATACTATGCTGAAAGAGCCTATAACTGAAATATTGTTTACTATTATGACAGCTGATTTGGCAAGGGCACAGGCAGAATTTAATGCATTGGAAGACAGTTGGCCTTGGTATGGTGGAGAATTATGCGTAAGTAAACAACAGGCGCATGAAATATTGCAATACATAAAAAGAGTGGGTTTTAACGAACTGCAAGTAGCACGGGAAATTATGCAGGTACGTTTGTCACAAGAAGGACCAGTAAAACGCAAAAGTGCTGAGCAGAAACCGGCTATTGCAATGGATCACAATCAAATACAATTCGATGATAGTATAGAACTTGTTTCTACACCAGCGTATAACTATTCCTATAATATTAGCCCAGAAAAAGATACTTATCTAAATAACTTATTAGACAAGATAAAATCAGATTCAAGCGATTTCGATCAGTATTTAGAATGGTCAGCATTGGCCCTTGAGGCTAACAGTAAGAGTGGCATGTTGAAGGCGGAACAACCAGTGAGTCTGATTGATCATGCAGCGTATGCAACGCACTTGATAAAAATAGCTAGTGCTGAATGCTTATCTCGTTTTGATCCAACGTTGCAAATAACTGACTATGTTGTGCTCATCAAGGAACTAGGGTTGCTTACGATAGATATGGGATTGGGTGCAGCGCATGTATTGCAATTTGGTGATTTGGCAAATAAAGATATTCAAACAGAACAACATGGTATCGTAAATACACGAGAACTGATGCCGCAACGATTGAGAAATCGTATAGAAATGTTTGAAACATTATGGCACACCATGCCAGATATTATGAACCAGTTAGCCCAAATGCCAGCAGAAGATCAGGCTCGTATTATTGGCCGTATCATTGGTGATATTGCATTTGCTAAAGGAATAGCAAAAACTATTTCTCTTATACGTAGTGGAGAAATAGTAACCTTATTGCAAGAAGGCGGTGAGCTTGCAGCTAACTTTAAAAATACGATAAAGAATGGCATTAAAAATATAAGCAATAAACCGACTGTTGTAACGCCTGAGGGTTTGACAGTAAAAGTTGGACAAGAAGCTGGAGAAACATCATCATGGTTTCAGAATACAACAGACAAGGTTGTTGGCGGTGCACAGAAAGCATTGTCTGCCGAGCAGACTTTGTTAGAAGCATTTGCTGAGAATATATTGGGGCGACTCGAAAAAGAAATAGAGTGTCTTCGTAATATGTTTGACTTTAAAAGAAAAGGATTTGGTAAGGCAGCAAATAAATTTTTGAAGTTTAATTACAAGCATATACTAGGATTTGATTTACATTTTAATAAGAAAGGAGTAATGAGGTTTGGGGGGTTACATCATGATTTTAGGAATATTATTGAACAAAGTCAGTCATTTAAATTTATCAATAAGATAACACATGAAAGTGGCTTTTATAAAGCTGACATCTTAGTTAATGGAAAGTTGCTTAAAGATAAAACATTTTTTCCTTCGCATTGGACGCGAGAGCAAGTTCTAGATGCCATTTGTCAAGTATATGATAGTTTTGTTAAAAATATACCTAAAGAAATTATGGAAAAAGGTGGCAAATATGTAATCGAAGCTTCTTTTACAGATGGAGTTAAGATTCGCATGTTTATGACAGAAAATGGGCTTATAACATCAGCATATCCCATTTTAAAATAA
- a CDS encoding ATP-binding protein encodes MKAMQKFYALFLVSILTISFSYSMDHPTDWRNLAKSEMRFEDSLSSSESEEVFYSEESDQETPEEKLNDDQILNKYGYSKQKLNTAFDSAPIEAKRILNMLQKPHLYTELYPMMLFWGPSGTGKSIFSHALAYKLGWNHHSIIGKDIREKGRGSTAANMMKILNDLVRKKVPTIINFEEINLWFENFSDANYDTQENSTDFWTFMDYIQRLRYLYVTGTLNRLNKLPKQFLSRARGNWVEFTKPLTHADTHKVFTDVCNKDNVQLDVACDTNFLNQFLQPLFNDGWVGRDFEHLVAIAVRLVRDSDDENPIAIIKQQHLQDALAYIHKFDGYTSYRQEEETKEQRQEKLQKKNIKLQKQGLALQKEGIEVQREGQLIQKSQFVRNHLIQRALQSNQVSINGSGQAGVNASAGLFGVGTSLGGSVGGNSGVALHNISWSDQAVRQHLSRDEELIIRQEQTYDTAVSVLKKLKEKLPTQTDTQAADTKKEIATLEQLIHDLQEQRKNWSADAVDTILAKIDRVTHDRDQGILGFIWHKITS; translated from the coding sequence ATGAAAGCCATGCAAAAATTCTATGCACTTTTCTTAGTGTCAATTCTTACTATCTCATTTTCTTACTCTATGGATCATCCAACTGATTGGCGCAACCTTGCCAAATCAGAAATGAGGTTTGAAGATAGTTTATCTTCTTCAGAATCAGAAGAAGTATTTTACTCAGAAGAATCAGATCAAGAAACTCCAGAAGAAAAATTAAATGATGATCAAATTCTCAACAAATATGGCTATAGTAAACAAAAATTAAATACCGCATTTGATAGTGCACCAATCGAGGCGAAAAGAATTCTCAATATGCTACAAAAACCTCACTTATATACAGAATTGTATCCGATGATGCTGTTCTGGGGACCATCAGGTACTGGTAAATCAATTTTTTCTCATGCACTTGCGTATAAACTAGGTTGGAACCATCATTCTATTATTGGGAAAGATATACGAGAGAAAGGCAGAGGTAGCACTGCGGCTAATATGATGAAAATTTTGAATGATCTAGTTCGTAAAAAAGTACCGACTATCATTAACTTTGAAGAAATCAATCTGTGGTTTGAAAACTTTAGTGATGCTAATTATGATACGCAGGAGAACTCTACTGATTTTTGGACTTTTATGGACTACATACAAAGGCTAAGATATTTATATGTTACCGGCACATTAAACCGATTAAATAAATTACCAAAACAATTTCTGAGCAGAGCGCGTGGTAATTGGGTTGAGTTTACTAAGCCACTTACACACGCAGATACACATAAAGTCTTTACCGATGTGTGTAATAAAGATAATGTGCAATTAGATGTTGCATGTGATACAAATTTTTTAAATCAATTCTTACAACCATTATTTAATGATGGTTGGGTTGGACGTGATTTTGAACATTTAGTAGCCATAGCAGTTAGATTAGTACGTGATAGTGATGATGAAAATCCAATAGCTATTATTAAGCAACAACATTTGCAAGATGCACTCGCATATATCCATAAGTTTGATGGTTATACCAGTTATAGGCAAGAAGAAGAAACAAAAGAGCAGCGCCAGGAAAAACTTCAAAAGAAGAATATTAAGTTACAAAAGCAAGGATTAGCGTTGCAAAAAGAAGGCATTGAGGTGCAGCGCGAAGGCCAATTGATACAAAAAAGTCAGTTTGTGCGAAATCATTTAATTCAAAGAGCATTACAATCAAATCAAGTAAGTATTAACGGATCTGGTCAGGCTGGAGTGAATGCCTCTGCAGGACTATTTGGTGTTGGAACATCCCTAGGGGGATCGGTTGGAGGCAATAGTGGTGTTGCTTTGCATAATATTTCATGGAGCGATCAAGCGGTGCGCCAGCATTTATCTCGGGATGAAGAGCTTATTATTCGTCAAGAACAGACATATGATACGGCAGTTAGTGTTCTTAAAAAACTAAAAGAAAAGCTGCCAACTCAAACGGATACACAAGCTGCTGATACGAAAAAAGAAATCGCAACATTAGAACAGCTGATTCATGATCTACAAGAGCAACGAAAAAATTGGAGTGCTGATGCGGTAGATACTATTTTGGCAAAAATTGATCGTGTTACACACGATAGGGATCAGGGGATTTTGGGGTTTATTTGGCATAAGATAACAAGTTAA
- the acpP gene encoding acyl carrier protein — protein sequence MAEFNRQDTFDKVAKIIADKLSIDTKTISGTATLQDLGADSLDIVEIIMKMEEQLGVMISDEQAEKLQTVDDVVGYVHSLRNK from the coding sequence ATGGCAGAATTCAATAGACAAGATACCTTTGATAAGGTAGCAAAAATTATTGCAGATAAATTGAGCATAGACACAAAAACCATTTCTGGTACTGCTACATTGCAGGATCTTGGTGCAGATTCACTTGATATTGTTGAAATCATCATGAAAATGGAAGAACAACTAGGGGTAATGATTAGTGATGAACAAGCAGAGAAGTTGCAAACGGTAGATGATGTAGTGGGATATGTGCATAGTCTACGAAATAAATAA
- a CDS encoding ACP S-malonyltransferase: MKIALLFPGYGSQFVGMGKELYDDYRIVQEYFEEAANCLDHNFVKLCFASSDIELSKMDRAYASIFLVSSAIYAVLKEIGVEPALVAGYNIGEYSALFAAGSITLPDGLYLINKFAGFYEKALETMQIDVIRVRGIDAKRMKKICMQASADDAQADIAIYNSDTDHVISGHTSALVRVRELSKNEDDAIIEDLSPEIGLYSNLMQPIADEFKIYLEKVDFKDVKIPMISGIDGRVIIQGEDIKQRVVAHITSPIMWARVLEGLQDVDLIIEVGPGNTLEGMITQMYPEKKYISINKRTDIEALKTLLPQTEVIEQTETTES, from the coding sequence ATGAAAATAGCATTATTGTTTCCCGGATATGGAAGTCAATTTGTTGGCATGGGGAAAGAATTATATGATGACTATCGTATTGTACAAGAATATTTTGAAGAAGCAGCAAATTGCTTGGATCATAATTTTGTAAAGTTATGTTTTGCTTCTTCAGATATTGAACTGAGCAAAATGGATCGTGCATATGCAAGCATATTTTTAGTCAGTTCTGCCATTTATGCGGTATTAAAAGAAATTGGCGTAGAACCTGCGTTGGTAGCTGGATATAACATAGGTGAATATAGTGCACTTTTTGCAGCTGGAAGTATTACGCTGCCAGATGGTTTATATTTGATTAACAAGTTTGCTGGTTTTTATGAAAAAGCACTTGAAACTATGCAGATAGATGTTATTCGTGTGCGTGGTATTGATGCCAAACGTATGAAAAAAATTTGCATGCAAGCTAGTGCTGATGATGCACAGGCTGATATAGCAATATATAATAGTGATACTGATCACGTCATTTCTGGGCATACATCGGCTCTTGTACGTGTGCGGGAACTTAGCAAGAATGAAGATGATGCGATTATAGAAGATCTCAGCCCAGAAATTGGTTTGTATTCTAACTTGATGCAACCAATTGCAGATGAATTTAAAATTTACTTGGAAAAAGTAGATTTTAAAGATGTCAAAATTCCCATGATCTCTGGCATAGATGGTCGGGTGATCATTCAAGGCGAGGATATTAAGCAACGCGTGGTTGCGCATATTACCTCTCCAATTATGTGGGCTCGTGTATTGGAAGGCTTGCAGGATGTTGATCTAATTATAGAAGTGGGTCCTGGCAATACATTAGAAGGTATGATTACTCAGATGTATCCAGAAAAAAAATACATATCAATTAATAAGCGTACAGATATTGAGGCATTGAAAACATTGCTTCCACAAACAGAAGTCATAGAACAAACTGAAACAACGGAATCATAA
- the gltX gene encoding glutamate--tRNA ligase, whose translation MSTHTNKTIRVRFAPSPTGHLHIGGLRTALFNWLFARHNGGTYLVRIEDTDLERSKPEYTTSILSSLTWADLLPDEPIVTQSQNIQKHKRVLQELLVAGKVYKCFCDPEAHIKRYQATHTEDNPFIKYDRYCRTQQPKEQGKPYVLRFALPDDRSEIVFDDLIRGRVTFPIDQFDDFIIARSDGTPMYNFVVIVDDHDMHISHVIRGEDHISNTPKQILLYEACGYEVPQFAHLPLILGPSGDRLSKRDAATSVLEYRTEGFLPRALENYLVRLGWAHGDQEIFTRDELIQYFSLADIGKKGSIFDVNKLRWVNSVYMQAASAAELYDYIVADVEPHILKRLSNWNQGQIQQVIDLYKVRVQTLRELVQEMIRLHDGVTQYDPAALTEWIDSHSPEYLQELIKILEKQPAFDVNIIKEEVKKLAKEHAIKLAPLAQLVRIALIGTSSGPGAFELLVVMNKMEAITRMQRLLDTIK comes from the coding sequence ATGAGTACGCATACTAATAAAACTATTCGGGTGCGTTTTGCACCATCTCCAACAGGGCATTTACATATAGGTGGTTTGCGTACTGCGCTATTCAATTGGTTGTTTGCACGTCATAATGGTGGTACGTACTTAGTACGTATTGAAGATACAGATCTAGAACGATCAAAGCCAGAATATACTACATCAATTCTTTCATCATTAACATGGGCAGATCTATTGCCTGATGAACCGATAGTAACACAATCTCAAAATATTCAGAAACATAAACGAGTATTGCAGGAGTTGCTTGTTGCAGGTAAAGTGTATAAATGTTTTTGTGACCCGGAAGCACATATTAAACGTTATCAAGCAACGCATACAGAAGATAATCCATTTATTAAATATGATCGGTATTGTCGTACACAGCAGCCAAAAGAGCAGGGCAAACCATATGTCTTACGGTTTGCATTACCAGATGACCGTTCAGAAATTGTGTTTGATGATTTAATTCGTGGACGTGTTACTTTTCCTATAGATCAATTTGATGATTTTATTATTGCACGTTCTGATGGTACCCCAATGTATAATTTCGTGGTTATAGTAGATGACCATGATATGCACATATCGCATGTTATTCGTGGCGAAGATCACATTTCCAATACACCAAAACAAATATTGCTGTATGAAGCATGTGGGTATGAAGTACCGCAATTTGCGCATTTACCTCTCATACTAGGGCCAAGCGGCGATCGGTTGAGCAAACGTGATGCGGCAACTTCTGTGCTCGAATACCGCACTGAGGGGTTTTTACCTCGTGCATTAGAAAATTATTTAGTACGATTAGGCTGGGCGCATGGCGACCAAGAAATTTTTACTCGCGATGAATTAATTCAATATTTTTCATTAGCAGATATCGGTAAAAAAGGCTCAATTTTTGATGTTAATAAGTTGCGATGGGTCAACAGTGTATATATGCAAGCAGCATCCGCAGCAGAGTTATATGATTACATAGTTGCAGATGTAGAACCACATATATTAAAGCGATTATCAAATTGGAATCAAGGACAGATTCAGCAAGTGATTGATTTGTACAAAGTGCGTGTACAAACTTTACGTGAACTTGTGCAAGAAATGATCCGTTTGCATGATGGGGTAACCCAATATGATCCAGCTGCTTTGACCGAATGGATAGATTCTCATTCTCCTGAGTATCTACAAGAGTTGATAAAAATTCTTGAGAAACAACCTGCATTTGACGTAAATATAATAAAAGAAGAAGTAAAGAAACTTGCAAAAGAACATGCTATTAAATTGGCACCATTGGCACAATTAGTACGTATTGCATTGATCGGCACGAGCTCGGGGCCAGGAGCGTTTGAATTGCTTGTGGTAATGAACAAAATGGAGGCTATTACGCGTATGCAGAGGTTATTAGATACTATCAAGTAA
- the plsX gene encoding phosphate acyltransferase PlsX yields the protein MSITACADQGKSMIAVDAMGGDLAPHAIVQGALHAARSGIPITLFGDEQVITPILNELDAQWRKTPIALIHCTEKINMDDAPTKSVIRKKDASLVRAIQFVADGNADAIVSAGNSGAVLVSSTLLIGRASGINRPGIGGFLPTSSGNSVFCLDLGANIDCKPEHLEQFATMGHVYVQLMKNIHSPRIGLLANGHEPYKGSALVKEVYARLSQHKELNFIGNIEARDVFDGHADVIVVDGFAGNVLLKTAQGASRMIMHLLRTEVNKLSWWRRLLYGLNRGVIENIKKNTDYARAGGALLLGLKKPVVVAHGCSHGRAIEQAIRFAHRVTEQKFISIFNERVFECLKKQNRHTGFVAKKIKSVIEWVQS from the coding sequence ATGAGTATAACTGCTTGTGCTGATCAAGGAAAATCCATGATTGCAGTTGATGCAATGGGTGGTGATTTAGCACCACACGCAATTGTACAAGGTGCACTTCACGCAGCGCGTAGCGGTATACCTATTACATTATTTGGTGACGAACAGGTGATAACGCCTATTCTGAATGAATTAGATGCGCAATGGCGTAAAACGCCTATTGCGCTTATTCATTGTACAGAAAAAATAAATATGGATGATGCGCCAACCAAAAGTGTAATCCGTAAAAAAGATGCGTCATTAGTACGTGCCATTCAATTTGTCGCAGATGGCAATGCAGATGCAATAGTTTCTGCGGGTAATTCGGGTGCCGTACTGGTTTCAAGCACGTTATTAATTGGTCGTGCATCAGGTATTAATCGTCCTGGTATTGGTGGTTTTTTACCAACAAGCAGCGGTAACAGCGTATTTTGTCTGGACTTAGGTGCTAATATAGACTGTAAACCTGAGCATCTTGAGCAGTTTGCTACCATGGGACATGTGTATGTTCAGTTGATGAAAAATATTCATAGCCCACGTATTGGTCTTCTTGCTAATGGGCATGAGCCATACAAAGGTTCCGCTTTGGTAAAAGAAGTGTATGCGCGGTTATCCCAACACAAAGAACTTAATTTTATAGGTAATATTGAAGCACGTGATGTGTTTGATGGTCATGCAGATGTTATAGTTGTGGATGGTTTTGCGGGTAACGTGTTACTCAAAACGGCACAAGGAGCTTCTCGTATGATTATGCATTTGCTTCGTACAGAAGTTAATAAATTATCATGGTGGCGTCGCTTATTGTATGGGCTTAACCGAGGTGTGATAGAAAACATCAAAAAAAATACTGATTATGCGCGCGCTGGTGGTGCATTATTATTGGGACTAAAAAAACCCGTTGTGGTAGCGCACGGTTGTTCTCATGGACGTGCGATTGAACAAGCGATACGATTTGCACATCGTGTAACTGAGCAAAAATTTATTTCGATATTCAATGAACGTGTGTTTGAGTGTTTGAAGAAGCAAAATCGGCACACAGGGTTCGTAGCAAAAAAAATAAAATCTGTTATAGAGTGGGTGCAGTCATAA
- the dprA gene encoding DNA-processing protein DprA encodes MKLSDQHIILHLSLITGIGPATLTNMIQAKPESMTWSDVYACDVQQLVLWFGMTERIAQSIVTGLQDFSLIHKELDLIQRHDISWATLSDAEYPQLLRHIHAPPAVIYWQGRCPQVDTMIAIVGARKANYYGQRVINQVVPVLVENGWTIVSGGAIGADTMAHRATLAAKGSTVVVLGSGLLEPYPSSNNKLFKEIVACGGTVLSSFPLGMQGLPGNFPARNRIISGLSKGCVVVQAAIQSGARITAQYALEQGREVFAVPGPIDDPLSAGCHALIQEGAKLVTSAQDIITEFTQSYGVGYVQQNLFVEPACESPIITTLEGKIVRACSQPKSTDDLVAEFGLDLSQIQVKLFELQLAGQVEQDFTGMWVAR; translated from the coding sequence ATGAAACTATCTGATCAACATATTATACTTCATCTTTCATTAATCACCGGAATTGGACCAGCAACACTGACCAATATGATTCAAGCGAAGCCTGAATCTATGACATGGTCCGATGTATATGCATGTGATGTTCAGCAGCTTGTGTTATGGTTTGGTATGACCGAACGAATAGCACAGAGCATAGTTACTGGATTGCAAGATTTTTCTCTCATACATAAAGAATTGGATCTTATACAACGGCATGATATATCTTGGGCTACCTTATCAGATGCTGAATATCCTCAATTGTTGAGGCATATCCATGCACCGCCGGCAGTTATTTATTGGCAGGGCAGATGTCCCCAAGTAGATACTATGATTGCTATTGTAGGTGCTCGTAAAGCAAATTATTATGGTCAGCGTGTGATCAATCAAGTAGTACCTGTGCTTGTAGAAAATGGATGGACTATTGTAAGTGGTGGTGCAATAGGTGCTGATACCATGGCTCATCGGGCAACCCTTGCGGCAAAGGGTTCTACGGTGGTGGTGTTAGGGTCAGGCTTATTGGAGCCATATCCTTCTTCAAATAATAAGCTATTCAAGGAAATTGTGGCTTGTGGTGGTACGGTACTAAGTTCTTTTCCATTAGGAATGCAAGGACTTCCTGGTAATTTTCCCGCGCGCAATAGAATTATCTCTGGGTTGAGTAAGGGGTGTGTGGTAGTGCAGGCAGCCATACAAAGTGGCGCACGCATTACGGCGCAATATGCCTTAGAGCAAGGGCGCGAGGTATTTGCTGTACCGGGACCGATTGATGACCCTTTGAGCGCAGGGTGCCATGCACTTATTCAGGAAGGTGCAAAATTAGTAACTTCGGCTCAGGATATTATTACTGAATTTACACAAAGCTATGGTGTGGGATATGTGCAACAAAATCTCTTTGTTGAGCCAGCTTGTGAATCACCAATCATAACAACATTAGAGGGTAAGATTGTGCGGGCATGTAGTCAGCCAAAATCCACAGATGATTTGGTGGCAGAATTTGGTCTTGATTTGTCACAAATACAGGTTAAACTTTTTGAGTTACAGCTTGCAGGCCAGGTAGAACAAGACTTTACCGGCATGTGGGTAGCACGTTAA